Proteins from a genomic interval of Polaribacter sp. Q13:
- a CDS encoding TonB-dependent receptor, giving the protein MKLKEFLNEKSKTFLAVFICTLSFSFSQAQKITVKGSVTGEGELLPGVSIVIKGTSNGTTTDFDGNYKIVAAPTDMLVFSYMGYATQSIIVGSKSKINVTLKNDTSVLDEIVVVGYGTQKKKELTGAVSQIKSDEIMKTATSDLSSALQGQIAGVTVVASDGAPGSEANVMIRGLTSINGGNKPLYVVDGIPFEGDPKLSTSEVESIDVLKDAASAAIYGTRGAAGVILITTKKGKEGTMKIRAESYYGVQNITSSTYIMDANDRLYSHFLQSWAVNGNVYGNTWHSAEQNPTQLTNNTNLINYVTNDAAPIENYSLTLSGGQNGLTYNIVGNFFSQDGTVINSSYERFNVRTNSQLKKGNWNVTSGLSFRVEDKQNGPWGILRDAYRYQALQVDLEDNLESIGDAGDGSSANNLSYLGRKLLQEDNEERQYFDGNISIAYNFNKNLKFTSRLAAGWENATRRVINPEFIAYDWEGEPLPGEQSKIYNFSSTSKRFSWENIINYKKSFGKHNFNFVGVYSAERYNYTSFYAQKFDINSNEVTVLNGATGDSLAGSGTGQWNQDRENTLIGMLARLQYNYKGKYLFSASVRRDGSSRFKSQPWGVFPSFSAGWNVSDENFWKPIKNTIRSLKIRASYGTTGNQGIADYSYSPTITLQNDYVFGNDADQNLQLGAIQQGYANELVSWETSISKNIGFDMSFLQNKLTFTGDYYQTNKKDMLFPVFLPPTVGAGSGNDSSVVLNVGDMENNGVEFALNYKSRGKVSWNAGINFTKNTNKVTKMTGANKIIYFNDSNIAGSDNDRDYVSVLAEGYEGGAFFLIKTDGVIQSEEELATYLGGLPTSTAKIGDLKLVDALTVDTNNDGIPDAGDGVIDINDRQYSGSGTPEFEIGFNTSAYYKNFDISAQFYGAFGGEIMNGSKAFAYQYGNHQDQIYQWSAQNPTSEIPVYRGGTTHDNVRGFSDFWLEDGTYIRLRNISLGYTLPKTLVEKMGMTKLRVYVAGQNLVTWTKYTGYDPEVGNNGLSTRGIDKGTYPVSSQVRAGIQLEF; this is encoded by the coding sequence ATGAAATTAAAAGAATTCTTGAATGAAAAATCTAAGACCTTTCTTGCAGTTTTTATCTGTACGTTAAGTTTTAGTTTTTCACAAGCCCAAAAAATAACGGTTAAAGGTTCCGTTACTGGTGAAGGAGAACTTCTACCTGGCGTATCTATAGTCATTAAGGGAACCAGTAATGGTACAACTACAGATTTTGATGGTAATTATAAGATTGTTGCAGCTCCAACAGACATGTTAGTTTTCAGTTATATGGGATATGCTACACAATCAATAATAGTAGGATCCAAATCTAAAATTAATGTAACCTTAAAAAATGATACCTCAGTACTAGATGAAATTGTAGTAGTGGGTTATGGTACTCAAAAGAAAAAGGAACTAACAGGTGCTGTTTCTCAAATTAAATCTGATGAGATTATGAAAACTGCAACATCCGATTTAAGTTCTGCTCTTCAAGGACAAATTGCTGGGGTAACGGTTGTTGCCAGTGATGGTGCTCCTGGATCTGAGGCAAACGTAATGATTCGTGGTTTAACGTCTATTAATGGTGGTAACAAACCTTTATATGTTGTAGATGGTATTCCTTTTGAAGGCGATCCTAAATTAAGTACAAGTGAGGTAGAAAGTATAGATGTACTAAAAGATGCCGCTTCTGCTGCAATTTATGGTACTCGTGGTGCTGCCGGTGTAATTTTAATTACCACTAAAAAAGGGAAAGAAGGTACTATGAAAATTAGAGCAGAATCTTACTATGGTGTACAAAATATTACTTCAAGTACATATATTATGGATGCAAACGACAGATTGTATTCTCACTTCTTACAATCTTGGGCTGTTAACGGAAATGTATACGGAAATACTTGGCACAGTGCTGAACAAAACCCTACACAGTTAACCAATAACACTAATTTAATAAATTATGTTACTAATGATGCTGCTCCAATAGAAAACTATAGTTTAACATTATCTGGTGGTCAGAATGGTTTAACATACAATATTGTTGGGAACTTTTTCTCTCAAGATGGTACTGTAATTAACTCTTCATACGAAAGATTTAACGTTAGAACAAATTCTCAATTGAAAAAAGGAAATTGGAATGTTACTAGTGGATTATCTTTTAGAGTTGAAGATAAACAAAATGGACCTTGGGGAATTTTAAGAGATGCATATAGATACCAAGCATTACAAGTAGATTTGGAAGATAACTTAGAATCAATTGGTGATGCTGGAGACGGAAGCAGCGCTAATAACTTATCTTATTTAGGTAGAAAATTATTACAAGAGGATAATGAAGAAAGACAATATTTTGATGGTAATATTAGTATTGCATACAATTTTAATAAAAATTTAAAATTTACTTCAAGATTAGCTGCAGGATGGGAAAATGCTACCAGAAGAGTTATTAATCCTGAATTTATTGCTTATGATTGGGAAGGAGAACCATTACCAGGTGAACAATCTAAAATTTATAATTTTAGCTCAACTTCAAAAAGATTTTCTTGGGAAAATATTATAAACTATAAAAAATCTTTTGGAAAACACAATTTTAACTTTGTGGGTGTTTATTCTGCTGAAAGATATAACTACACGTCATTTTATGCACAAAAATTTGACATCAATAGTAATGAAGTTACTGTATTAAATGGTGCTACCGGAGATTCACTTGCTGGTTCAGGAACCGGACAATGGAATCAAGATAGAGAAAATACACTTATTGGTATGTTAGCTCGTTTACAATATAACTATAAAGGAAAATATTTATTTAGTGCTAGTGTTCGTAGAGATGGATCTTCAAGATTTAAAAGTCAACCTTGGGGTGTTTTCCCTTCATTTTCTGCAGGTTGGAATGTTTCTGATGAAAACTTTTGGAAACCTATTAAAAATACTATCAGAAGCTTAAAAATAAGAGCTAGTTATGGTACTACAGGTAACCAAGGTATTGCAGATTATTCATATTCACCAACCATAACTTTACAAAATGACTATGTTTTTGGTAATGATGCTGATCAAAATTTACAATTAGGAGCCATACAACAAGGCTATGCAAATGAATTAGTATCTTGGGAAACTTCTATTTCAAAAAATATTGGTTTTGATATGTCATTTTTACAAAATAAATTAACGTTTACTGGGGATTATTACCAAACAAACAAAAAAGACATGTTATTCCCTGTGTTCTTACCACCTACCGTTGGTGCTGGTTCTGGAAATGATTCTTCAGTAGTATTAAATGTTGGTGATATGGAAAACAACGGTGTTGAATTTGCTTTAAACTATAAAAGCAGAGGAAAAGTAAGTTGGAACGCTGGTATAAATTTCACTAAAAACACGAACAAAGTAACCAAAATGACTGGTGCAAATAAAATTATTTACTTTAATGATAGTAATATTGCCGGTTCTGATAATGATAGAGACTATGTTTCTGTATTAGCAGAAGGTTATGAAGGTGGTGCATTTTTCTTAATAAAAACAGATGGAGTTATTCAATCTGAAGAAGAACTAGCAACTTACTTAGGCGGATTACCAACAAGTACTGCAAAAATTGGAGATTTAAAATTGGTAGATGCGCTAACAGTTGATACTAATAATGATGGAATCCCAGATGCAGGTGATGGAGTTATTGACATTAATGACAGACAATATTCTGGTAGTGGTACTCCTGAGTTTGAAATTGGTTTTAACACCTCTGCTTATTACAAAAACTTTGATATTTCTGCACAATTTTATGGTGCATTTGGAGGAGAAATAATGAATGGTAGTAAAGCGTTTGCATACCAATACGGTAACCACCAAGATCAAATTTACCAATGGTCTGCTCAAAATCCAACATCAGAAATTCCTGTGTACAGAGGAGGTACAACACATGATAACGTAAGAGGATTTAGTGACTTTTGGTTAGAAGACGGCACATACATTAGATTACGTAATATATCTTTAGGGTATACTTTACCTAAAACATTAGTCGAAAAAATGGGGATGACTAAATTAAGAGTATACGTAGCTGGTCAAAATTTAGTAACATGGACCAAGTATACAGGGTACGATCCTGAGGTAGGAAACAACGGATTAAGTACAAGAGGTATAGACAAAGGTACATATCCGGTAAGTTCTCAAGTAAGAGCGGGTATTCAACTAGAATTTTAA
- a CDS encoding RagB/SusD family nutrient uptake outer membrane protein, producing the protein MNVLDTKIQKKYLNMKNTRIGKLTLILLFTLAIVSCSDDFLDQTNPNELSTDSFWKTVGDLNTGLVATYKSYGSDNNYKLLDELVRSDLAWGSGYQRPFNTNEFYLQNFNEASKSPGDKWSQLYTTIFRANQVIEAVDRLKGTFNSQNDEDEAEVIGAQARFLRGFSYFILSTTFNNGKVVIWEKVPGGEDGFYRDVSPAQDVKDFYRADLEYAKTKLPAVWEAREKGRVTAGAAEAVLGQSYLADNDFTTAAEYFKNVINNYGYALTPNIGSNFTTMDELNEESILEIVRSTDYKSELNQWDWRDTGASSLQQQLTGIGGWFGGVAANWLILEYRNDPLDYSDPRNKIIEEDGTERFRKFSLRTSYSVAIVDDPDLEYYGYKTTAEAASFNVRMTCYWRKQTNWDLGVESEKALSPGKVRSGVNQRLIRLAEIYLQYAECLIEMGDVDEAMMYINKVRRRSGVQLLGLSGTGEYPANDHDDISYDATSLMDHLRFKEYPLELSCEGHGATRNTDLRRWGIKKQRFMELAAKRYTAIDYPYTKEDGTTATRWGSIVVGVDPSDPTADDGWNEYQEAAANYVESEHAYWKIPNSEAITNPVIGEN; encoded by the coding sequence ATGAACGTATTAGACACAAAAATTCAAAAAAAATATTTAAACATGAAAAATACAAGAATAGGCAAACTAACTTTAATATTGTTATTTACTTTAGCAATTGTTAGTTGCTCAGATGATTTTCTGGATCAAACAAATCCAAATGAATTATCTACAGATAGTTTTTGGAAAACTGTAGGAGATTTAAACACCGGTTTGGTGGCAACCTACAAATCGTATGGAAGTGACAATAATTATAAATTATTAGACGAATTAGTTAGAAGTGATTTAGCTTGGGGATCTGGATACCAAAGACCTTTTAACACAAATGAATTTTATTTACAAAATTTTAACGAAGCTTCTAAAAGCCCTGGTGATAAATGGTCTCAATTATATACAACCATTTTTAGAGCCAACCAAGTTATTGAAGCGGTTGACAGATTAAAAGGAACTTTTAACAGTCAAAATGATGAAGATGAAGCTGAAGTAATTGGCGCACAAGCTAGATTTTTAAGAGGTTTTTCTTACTTTATATTAAGTACAACTTTTAACAATGGTAAAGTTGTAATTTGGGAAAAAGTTCCAGGTGGAGAAGATGGTTTTTACAGAGATGTAAGTCCTGCTCAAGACGTAAAAGATTTTTACCGTGCAGATTTAGAATATGCAAAAACTAAATTACCTGCAGTTTGGGAAGCTAGAGAAAAAGGACGCGTTACAGCCGGAGCTGCAGAAGCCGTTTTAGGACAATCTTACTTAGCTGATAACGATTTCACAACAGCAGCAGAATATTTTAAAAACGTAATAAATAATTATGGCTACGCTTTAACACCTAATATTGGTAGTAACTTTACTACGATGGATGAGTTAAATGAAGAATCTATATTAGAAATTGTACGTTCTACAGATTATAAAAGTGAATTAAACCAATGGGATTGGAGAGACACAGGAGCTTCTTCGCTTCAACAGCAACTTACTGGTATCGGAGGATGGTTTGGTGGTGTTGCCGCTAACTGGTTAATTTTAGAATACAGAAATGATCCGTTAGACTATTCAGATCCTAGAAATAAAATTATTGAAGAAGATGGTACAGAGCGTTTTAGAAAATTTAGTTTAAGAACTTCTTATTCTGTAGCAATTGTAGACGATCCAGATTTAGAATACTATGGGTATAAAACTACTGCAGAAGCTGCTTCCTTTAACGTTAGAATGACATGTTATTGGAGAAAACAGACCAATTGGGATTTAGGTGTTGAAAGTGAAAAAGCCCTATCACCAGGTAAAGTTAGAAGTGGTGTAAACCAACGTTTAATAAGATTGGCAGAAATATACTTACAATACGCAGAGTGTTTGATAGAAATGGGTGATGTTGATGAAGCTATGATGTATATTAACAAAGTTAGAAGACGTTCTGGTGTTCAATTATTAGGACTTTCAGGAACGGGAGAATACCCTGCAAATGACCATGATGATATCTCATACGATGCTACAAGCTTAATGGATCACTTAAGATTTAAAGAATACCCATTAGAATTATCGTGTGAAGGCCATGGAGCTACAAGAAATACAGACTTAAGAAGATGGGGAATTAAAAAACAACGTTTTATGGAACTTGCTGCAAAAAGATATACAGCAATTGATTATCCATATACGAAAGAAGACGGAACAACTGCTACACGTTGGGGATCAATTGTTGTAGGTGTAGACCCAAGTGACCCTACTGCTGATGATGGTTGGAATGAATACCAAGAAGCAGCTGCAAATTATGTTGAAAGCGAACACGCTTACTGGAAAATACCAAATAGCGAGGCAATTACGAATCCAGTAATTGGTGAAAACTAA
- a CDS encoding glycosyl hydrolase, whose amino-acid sequence MSIISCKNETKSISNSQEIEITDAQQDFLGITNKKKLSAASKRALKWPTDLGNEWFFEYSVYDLKGDLAYEEGVVRRDPSALIKYDGKYYVWYSRSVGPSQGFGGDVVKDKVFPWDRCDIWYATSTDGLTWKEEGLAVARGEAGEYDDRSVFTVEIMETGGKYYLCYQTVKNPYSVRVKNQVGLAWSNSPNGPWVKSKEPILSPADNGVWKGEKQDRFAVEKKGDFDSHKVHDPCIIPFNNKFYLYYKGEQMGEAITFGGRQIRHGVAIADNPEGPYVKSEYNPISNSGHEICVWPYNGGIAALITTDGPEKNTVQWSPDGINFDIKSVIKGAPHAIGLDRTADNEKEPTQILRWGLTHEYMNSDYQYIRGFKTWRMAQHKAKGVK is encoded by the coding sequence ATGAGTATAATTAGTTGTAAAAACGAAACAAAATCAATTTCCAATTCGCAAGAAATTGAAATTACAGATGCGCAACAAGATTTTTTAGGAATTACAAATAAGAAAAAATTAAGTGCAGCCTCTAAAAGAGCTTTAAAATGGCCAACAGATTTGGGTAATGAATGGTTTTTTGAGTATTCTGTGTATGATTTAAAAGGAGATTTAGCCTATGAAGAAGGTGTTGTCAGAAGAGATCCAAGTGCCTTAATTAAGTACGATGGTAAGTATTATGTTTGGTATTCTAGAAGTGTTGGGCCTTCGCAAGGTTTTGGTGGCGATGTTGTAAAAGACAAAGTTTTCCCTTGGGATAGATGTGATATTTGGTACGCAACTTCTACAGATGGTTTAACTTGGAAAGAAGAAGGATTAGCAGTGGCTAGGGGAGAAGCGGGAGAATATGATGATAGATCTGTGTTTACTGTAGAAATTATGGAAACTGGTGGGAAGTACTATTTATGTTATCAAACCGTAAAGAATCCTTATAGTGTAAGAGTTAAAAATCAAGTAGGTTTGGCTTGGTCTAACTCACCAAATGGACCTTGGGTTAAAAGTAAAGAACCAATTTTAAGTCCGGCAGATAACGGAGTTTGGAAAGGTGAAAAACAAGATCGTTTTGCAGTAGAAAAGAAAGGAGATTTTGACAGTCATAAAGTACATGATCCTTGCATTATTCCTTTTAATAATAAATTCTATTTGTATTATAAAGGTGAACAAATGGGAGAAGCAATTACATTTGGAGGTAGACAAATAAGACATGGTGTTGCTATAGCAGATAATCCTGAAGGACCTTATGTAAAATCTGAATACAATCCTATTTCTAACAGTGGACACGAAATCTGCGTATGGCCTTATAATGGCGGAATTGCAGCTTTAATTACAACAGATGGTCCAGAAAAAAATACTGTACAATGGTCTCCAGACGGAATAAATTTTGATATAAAATCAGTTATAAAAGGAGCACCACATGCTATTGGATTAGATAGAACTGCAGATAATGAGAAAGAACCTACACAAATTTTACGTTGGGGATTAACGCATGAATATATGAATTCTGATTATCAATATATACGTGGTTTTAAAACATGGAGAATGGCACAGCATAAGGCAAAAGGAGTAAAGTAG
- a CDS encoding family 16 glycosylhydrolase — MKFKTSIKGFSFILFHLITVSCASSQDAGLDVELDVKVDKIKNILDNNRPESNEYWEYLKDFSDEFNYVGKNTDFQSKWKDTYFNGWKGPGLTEWTTNNSDIKDGNLVISASRKPGTNKVYCGVISSKKQIIYPIYTEVRAKIANQVLSSNFWFLSDDDKRELDILECYGGDREDEKWFASNASSNTHVFVRNEQTNTIIKDINKQDHHNNEEGKPWREEFHTYGAFWKDANTIDIYYDGKLVSEIRKEQIQDPENLGLDREMFLIIDLEDHDWRSSQNPPITPTDAELSDQSKNKYLVDYVRTFRPIIK; from the coding sequence ATGAAATTTAAAACATCAATAAAAGGATTTTCATTTATTTTATTTCACTTAATAACAGTCTCTTGTGCATCTTCTCAAGATGCGGGATTAGATGTAGAGTTGGATGTGAAAGTTGATAAAATAAAAAACATTTTAGATAATAATCGTCCAGAATCCAATGAATATTGGGAATATTTAAAAGATTTTTCAGATGAATTTAATTATGTAGGAAAAAACACAGACTTTCAAAGTAAATGGAAGGACACTTATTTTAATGGATGGAAAGGACCTGGATTGACAGAGTGGACTACAAATAATTCTGATATTAAAGATGGTAATTTAGTAATAAGTGCATCACGAAAACCGGGAACCAACAAAGTGTATTGTGGTGTAATTTCATCAAAAAAACAAATTATATACCCCATATATACAGAAGTTAGAGCCAAAATAGCGAATCAAGTTTTATCCTCTAACTTTTGGTTTTTAAGTGATGATGACAAACGTGAATTAGATATTTTAGAATGTTACGGTGGAGACAGAGAGGATGAAAAATGGTTTGCATCCAATGCTTCTTCTAATACACATGTTTTTGTTAGAAACGAACAAACCAATACAATTATAAAAGATATAAATAAACAAGATCATCATAATAATGAAGAAGGAAAACCTTGGAGAGAAGAGTTTCATACCTACGGTGCTTTTTGGAAAGATGCCAACACTATTGATATCTATTATGATGGAAAATTAGTAAGTGAAATAAGAAAAGAACAGATTCAAGATCCAGAAAATCTAGGCTTGGATAGAGAAATGTTTCTAATCATAGATTTAGAAGACCATGATTGGAGATCAAGTCAAAATCCACCAATTACACCTACAGATGCTGAACTTTCAGACCAATCTAAAAATAAATATTTAGTAGATTACGTAAGAACATTTAGACCAATTATAAAATAA
- a CDS encoding glycoside hydrolase family 2 TIM barrel-domain containing protein, with the protein MRKCFQLLFIVSFFFYNCDRDLVKDEIHETDFNLNWSFYLSQENKEIATVLEKDYKAVNLPHDWVVEQSFDSTMVKDAFATGYLKGKGYGFYKKTFDVSSNENQETYILFDGVYNNSETYINGKKLGVHPYGYSPFYYNLSPYLNKNGKNNVITVKVDHSRFADSRWYTGAGIYRNVKLITVNKLHIPIWGTFITTPKVSKENATVSLKINIENNFSSDEIATIKTVLIDANNKQVAEEVSQIEIPKNSSKEIIQNIKVLNPVLWNIENPHLYKAITSVEKDGKSIQNYTTSFGIRTIKFDADKGFFLNGINLKIKGVCLHHDGGLVGTAVPKGVWKRRLQILKDGGANAIRISHNPASTEFLDLCDEMGFLVQDEFFDEWDNPKDKRFNQNESKSTDYITRGYGEHFQEWAQKDLRNVMLSHRNHPSIFQWSIGNEIEWTYPRNAKATGFFNNMSWSGNYFWSEPPYSIEEIKHQLATLPTEKYDIGKTAQKLSKWTKELDTTRPVTANLILPSASHLSGYTDALDVVGYSYRRVLYDYGHKNYPDKPIMGTENLAQYHEWKSIMERPFISGTFLWTGIDYMGEIRDPWPVRVQPSGMLNSAGFTKGSYHMMKTLWNYEPHIHIATQNIQKSLNKIDKKGNIVAKDSEKWKHALWEWQDVNEHWNYKKDEMISVEIYSNCNEIELFLNDTSQGKKKLSDFEDHIYKWGIPFAKGKLVAKGIKNGKEISEEIITAKQATKITLSSEEKNIKANNYDVAHVVLQLTDNAGNPVKTDNRNITFKIEGEAKLLGIDNGWKKSVEKFQSNIGTTYNGRTLLIIQAKDKSSEVKITASAEGIQSETIIINIQ; encoded by the coding sequence ATGAGAAAGTGTTTTCAATTATTATTTATAGTAAGTTTCTTTTTCTATAATTGTGATAGAGATTTGGTGAAAGATGAAATTCATGAAACGGATTTTAACTTAAATTGGTCTTTTTATTTATCACAAGAAAATAAAGAGATAGCTACGGTTTTAGAAAAAGACTATAAAGCAGTAAATCTTCCTCATGATTGGGTTGTAGAACAATCTTTTGATTCTACTATGGTTAAGGATGCTTTTGCAACCGGCTATTTAAAAGGTAAAGGCTATGGTTTTTATAAAAAAACGTTTGATGTTTCTTCTAACGAAAACCAAGAAACCTATATTCTTTTTGATGGTGTTTATAACAATTCTGAAACTTATATAAATGGTAAAAAGTTAGGTGTTCATCCATATGGATATTCTCCTTTTTACTACAATTTATCGCCTTATTTAAATAAAAATGGCAAAAACAATGTTATTACGGTTAAAGTTGATCATTCACGTTTTGCAGATAGCAGATGGTATACCGGTGCAGGAATTTATAGAAATGTAAAATTAATTACTGTAAATAAATTGCACATTCCTATTTGGGGAACTTTTATAACGACACCAAAAGTATCCAAAGAAAATGCTACTGTTTCATTAAAAATAAATATTGAAAATAATTTTTCTTCGGATGAAATAGCAACAATAAAAACAGTACTTATTGATGCAAATAATAAGCAAGTTGCAGAAGAAGTTTCTCAAATTGAAATTCCAAAAAATTCATCAAAAGAAATTATACAGAATATTAAGGTTTTAAACCCTGTATTATGGAACATAGAAAATCCTCATTTGTATAAAGCAATTACATCGGTAGAAAAAGACGGAAAATCGATTCAAAATTATACAACTTCATTCGGAATTAGAACCATAAAGTTTGATGCTGATAAAGGCTTCTTTCTTAATGGAATTAACTTGAAGATAAAGGGTGTTTGTTTACATCACGATGGTGGTTTGGTAGGTACAGCAGTACCAAAAGGTGTTTGGAAAAGACGTTTGCAAATTTTAAAAGATGGTGGTGCAAATGCCATTCGTATTTCTCACAATCCTGCATCTACAGAGTTTTTAGACTTATGTGATGAAATGGGCTTTTTAGTACAAGATGAGTTTTTTGATGAATGGGACAATCCTAAAGACAAACGTTTTAATCAGAATGAATCTAAAAGCACAGACTATATTACAAGAGGTTATGGTGAGCATTTTCAGGAATGGGCACAAAAAGATTTAAGAAATGTTATGTTAAGTCATAGAAATCATCCATCTATTTTTCAATGGAGTATTGGTAATGAAATTGAATGGACATATCCTAGAAACGCAAAAGCTACCGGTTTCTTTAATAATATGAGCTGGAGCGGAAATTACTTTTGGTCAGAACCACCTTATTCTATAGAAGAAATAAAGCATCAATTAGCAACGCTACCAACAGAGAAATATGATATTGGTAAAACAGCTCAGAAACTGTCTAAATGGACCAAAGAATTAGATACAACAAGACCTGTTACGGCTAATTTAATTTTACCATCTGCAAGTCATTTATCTGGGTATACAGATGCATTAGACGTTGTTGGGTATAGTTATAGACGGGTTCTGTATGATTACGGACATAAAAATTATCCTGATAAACCTATTATGGGAACAGAAAATTTAGCGCAATACCACGAATGGAAATCTATTATGGAGCGTCCTTTTATTTCTGGAACGTTTTTATGGACAGGAATTGATTATATGGGAGAAATTAGAGATCCTTGGCCTGTTAGAGTGCAACCTTCTGGAATGTTAAATTCAGCAGGATTTACAAAAGGTTCTTATCATATGATGAAAACTCTTTGGAACTATGAACCACATATCCATATTGCAACTCAAAATATCCAAAAATCTTTGAATAAAATTGATAAAAAAGGGAATATTGTTGCGAAAGACTCAGAAAAATGGAAACATGCATTGTGGGAATGGCAAGACGTAAACGAACATTGGAATTACAAAAAAGACGAAATGATTTCTGTGGAAATTTATTCTAATTGTAATGAAATTGAATTGTTTTTAAATGATACATCTCAAGGAAAGAAAAAATTATCTGATTTTGAAGACCATATTTATAAATGGGGAATTCCGTTTGCTAAAGGTAAATTGGTTGCCAAAGGAATAAAGAACGGTAAAGAAATTTCAGAAGAAATTATAACGGCTAAACAAGCAACTAAAATTACACTATCATCAGAAGAAAAAAATATAAAAGCAAATAATTATGATGTTGCACATGTTGTACTTCAATTAACAGATAATGCAGGGAATCCTGTGAAAACGGATAATAGAAACATCACTTTTAAAATTGAAGGGGAAGCAAAATTACTAGGTATTGATAATGGATGGAAAAAAAGTGTAGAGAAATTTCAGTCTAATATTGGTACAACTTATAACGGAAGAACTCTTTTAATAATTCAGGCAAAAGATAAAAGTAGCGAAGTAAAAATTACTGCGTCTGCAGAAGGAATACAATCGGAAACAATAATAATAAACATTCAATAA